A region of Gammaproteobacteria bacterium DNA encodes the following proteins:
- a CDS encoding YhdP family protein, producing the protein MLIRLIKSTLAIAWYVFAGVTLLAAVTVTAVRLMLPGIGEYQDQIQQWVSAYMGQPVEIESIEAEWRGWRPQLYLKNISLLDADGTGRMAHFDHARISIDPINSVLRKELVPGHLTITGLQLSLTRNLDRSVVVEGLGEGDWSDPDGAISDLGTWLQQQNQLAIQQARVTWVDLQTMAEPLSFTDVSLQLRSAGDRLQLEGSARLPHSMGEGLDFALDAQGDLTTSDWSGELYIEGHGIHPGPWLRDIVKTNLDIAHGEIDLQVWTRWAGAKLRTIEGQFAIGSFELLFDSAGISFQEAKAQVAALRTTNDGWLINVTRLWVKTPHGAWPEDDIQLRITPLPETGQHRFTGSLRFLQLDDIAPFLARLPVLPPILRRYVLNAAPRGELRRIRFDYRPERKFDERLFLRAHFDDLIADAAADLPGINGLRGSVSGTFGGGELLLDADSLQLEFPKWFKVPLWLDRLEGKIHWTHDEDGWMVTSDLLTIDSEEINATLGGRLAWPGKNWIPTADLVVRFEDVRLEHIARYLPNTVSESDKQWVKDTIAAGWITEGQGVLRGQLDEFPFTEGQGRFEVRASISDGVLNFASGWPQVNDIEANITFKGQSVSFDATHARILNSEIVNVHGEIADVNAAKMLFKGHSTIIGPAKDVQTLIVQSPLASKAVGRQFSTMAFDGAITVDITMEVPLNSRGDYTVQGQVQGTGNSVSSERLGITITDLAGQLEFTEKRLFAEGLEGQLFGRPIQIDISTNYAGGKADTELLLIGTADGAFIADQLIQLESRLALFDERWVDGQTNWQARVRLPTDCCNPENPGQIRITSALEGMGINMPAPLGKAPYETRNSTIVTQISDLTRHDFTFHYSTIVSGKLELHEGPSGPAQNRISIQLGQGTPRLPDNPGLLVRGELAELALSPWLDFLHSHARNAKLSTISLQPETIDIEIGASKLEVFNQWFNDVSLKINHDRQQWVADIRGPEASGSITVPPDPSVAPVHVAFDYLKLDRVTSDEGRRRVDPRQLPALNAHCEALTYGTIELGEARLKTSPVNDGQRLDELVLTSPGVNISAQGDWLINNKEQRSQFDIAVQAEALGELLKQFEYDVTSIEGGETQLNIGAQWEGAPGDFSLATMDGVLYMNIGKGRFLDIDQGVGRVFGLLSFQTLARRLKLDFDDLYQEGFAFDRIEGTFNFENGNAYTNNLVLEGPSARMTITGRTGLATEDYDQVILVTPEFASSLPVASAFFGPVGLGVGAAILLAGQMFKSLPDQIDNVLSHEYTITGSWDDPTIERVNGKNQDTASTPPRFIDGLKK; encoded by the coding sequence ATGCTCATCCGCCTAATTAAATCAACACTCGCTATCGCCTGGTATGTATTCGCCGGGGTCACCCTGTTGGCAGCCGTAACCGTCACTGCGGTGCGGCTTATGCTGCCCGGAATCGGCGAATATCAAGACCAAATTCAACAGTGGGTAAGCGCCTATATGGGCCAGCCGGTGGAAATAGAATCCATCGAAGCCGAATGGCGCGGCTGGCGCCCGCAGCTCTACCTAAAGAACATCAGCCTATTGGATGCAGACGGCACAGGACGGATGGCACACTTTGACCATGCCCGCATCAGTATCGATCCCATCAACAGCGTGCTTAGAAAAGAGTTGGTCCCTGGACACCTGACAATAACCGGATTGCAGCTGTCACTGACGCGAAACCTTGACAGGTCGGTCGTGGTTGAAGGGTTGGGTGAGGGTGATTGGAGCGACCCGGACGGTGCCATCAGCGACCTGGGTACCTGGCTGCAACAGCAGAATCAACTCGCTATCCAACAGGCGCGTGTGACCTGGGTCGACCTGCAAACCATGGCCGAACCACTGTCCTTTACGGACGTGTCACTGCAACTTCGAAGTGCAGGCGACCGCCTGCAATTGGAAGGATCTGCCCGTCTACCTCACTCCATGGGTGAGGGGCTTGATTTCGCCCTAGATGCTCAAGGCGACCTCACAACCTCCGATTGGTCCGGGGAACTTTACATAGAAGGACACGGAATTCATCCGGGGCCATGGCTCCGCGACATCGTCAAGACCAACCTTGATATAGCACATGGCGAAATTGATCTCCAAGTTTGGACCAGATGGGCCGGTGCCAAGCTCAGGACGATCGAGGGACAATTTGCGATTGGATCTTTCGAACTGTTATTTGACAGTGCGGGTATATCTTTTCAAGAGGCCAAGGCGCAAGTTGCCGCTTTGCGGACAACGAATGATGGTTGGCTGATTAATGTAACTCGACTCTGGGTTAAGACGCCCCATGGAGCCTGGCCGGAAGATGACATCCAGCTCCGTATCACGCCACTGCCAGAGACAGGTCAACACCGATTCACAGGTAGTCTTCGGTTTCTCCAACTCGATGATATTGCGCCGTTCTTGGCGAGGTTGCCTGTCCTACCACCAATACTCCGCCGGTACGTTTTGAATGCCGCACCACGCGGTGAGCTTCGGCGTATCCGATTTGATTACCGCCCGGAGCGGAAATTCGATGAGCGACTTTTTCTCAGGGCACACTTTGATGATCTGATCGCCGATGCAGCTGCCGATCTACCGGGAATCAACGGATTACGTGGCAGTGTCAGCGGTACGTTTGGTGGTGGCGAATTGCTTTTGGATGCAGATTCACTCCAGCTGGAATTTCCTAAATGGTTTAAGGTGCCGCTGTGGCTTGATCGGCTAGAGGGGAAGATACACTGGACGCATGATGAGGACGGCTGGATGGTGACATCCGATCTGTTAACCATAGACAGCGAAGAAATCAATGCGACACTCGGCGGACGACTCGCTTGGCCGGGAAAAAATTGGATTCCAACAGCCGATCTTGTCGTGAGATTTGAAGATGTGAGGCTAGAACACATTGCCCGATATCTCCCGAACACCGTATCGGAATCAGATAAGCAATGGGTCAAAGATACGATCGCTGCTGGATGGATCACGGAAGGCCAAGGTGTATTGCGCGGCCAGCTTGACGAGTTCCCGTTCACTGAGGGTCAAGGGCGTTTTGAAGTACGGGCAAGCATTAGCGATGGGGTCTTGAACTTTGCGTCAGGTTGGCCTCAAGTTAACGATATTGAGGCGAACATCACCTTCAAAGGCCAGAGCGTCAGCTTCGATGCGACACACGCGAGAATACTTAACTCTGAAATTGTGAACGTACATGGCGAGATTGCTGATGTCAACGCAGCGAAGATGCTATTCAAAGGACACAGCACAATAATAGGGCCTGCTAAGGATGTGCAGACATTGATAGTACAAAGTCCATTAGCATCGAAGGCCGTTGGAAGGCAGTTCAGCACGATGGCCTTCGATGGCGCAATCACGGTAGACATCACCATGGAGGTCCCCTTGAATAGCCGGGGCGATTACACCGTACAGGGGCAGGTGCAAGGGACCGGGAACTCCGTATCCTCCGAGCGGTTGGGTATCACAATTACGGACCTTGCCGGCCAGTTGGAGTTTACGGAGAAACGTTTGTTCGCAGAAGGGCTTGAAGGCCAGCTCTTCGGGCGGCCCATCCAAATTGACATCAGCACAAATTATGCCGGTGGGAAAGCGGATACCGAACTGCTGCTGATTGGCACGGCCGATGGTGCCTTCATCGCGGATCAGCTCATTCAGCTTGAATCAAGGCTTGCACTCTTTGACGAACGCTGGGTTGACGGACAGACGAATTGGCAAGCTCGGGTGCGTCTGCCGACTGACTGCTGTAACCCGGAGAACCCTGGGCAGATTCGGATCACTTCAGCGCTTGAGGGTATGGGGATTAACATGCCTGCACCGCTTGGTAAGGCCCCCTACGAAACGCGAAACTCCACCATCGTTACCCAAATTTCTGACTTGACACGACATGACTTCACCTTCCATTACAGCACAATCGTAAGCGGCAAGCTTGAGCTTCACGAGGGACCCAGCGGCCCCGCCCAGAATCGCATCAGCATACAACTCGGCCAAGGTACACCGCGCCTACCCGATAACCCAGGACTTCTTGTTCGCGGTGAACTCGCCGAACTCGCCTTGAGCCCGTGGCTGGATTTCCTACACAGCCATGCGCGCAATGCGAAACTGTCAACAATCAGCCTCCAGCCGGAAACGATTGACATCGAGATCGGGGCTTCCAAACTGGAAGTTTTCAATCAGTGGTTCAATGACGTTAGCCTAAAGATTAACCATGATCGACAGCAATGGGTCGCCGACATCCGAGGGCCCGAGGCGAGTGGGTCGATTACGGTGCCTCCAGATCCATCCGTCGCACCCGTCCATGTGGCATTTGACTATCTGAAGCTTGACCGTGTCACGTCAGACGAAGGCAGAAGGCGCGTCGATCCAAGGCAACTCCCTGCGCTCAACGCCCATTGCGAAGCACTGACCTATGGGACCATCGAGCTGGGTGAGGCTCGCCTCAAGACATCGCCTGTCAACGATGGACAACGATTGGATGAACTCGTGTTGACCTCACCGGGCGTCAATATCTCCGCCCAGGGAGACTGGCTAATAAACAATAAAGAACAACGATCGCAGTTTGATATAGCCGTTCAGGCAGAGGCGCTTGGGGAATTGCTTAAGCAATTCGAATACGACGTGACTTCAATTGAAGGCGGCGAGACGCAATTAAATATCGGTGCACAGTGGGAAGGGGCGCCAGGGGATTTTTCGCTGGCAACCATGGACGGCGTCCTGTACATGAACATCGGTAAAGGACGCTTTCTCGATATTGATCAGGGTGTCGGTCGCGTATTCGGCCTGCTGAGCTTTCAGACCCTCGCGCGCCGCTTGAAGCTCGATTTTGATGACCTCTATCAAGAAGGTTTTGCCTTTGATCGCATCGAAGGCACGTTCAACTTTGAAAACGGCAATGCCTACACCAATAACCTCGTCCTGGAAGGCCCTTCTGCACGCATGACCATAACCGGTCGCACCGGTCTGGCAACCGAAGATTACGACCAGGTCATCCTGGTCACGCCGGAGTTCGCAAGCAGCTTGCCCGTTGCCAGTGCCTTTTTCGGACCGGTCGGTCTTGGCGTTGGCGCCGCCATCCTGTTAGCGGGGCAGATGTTTAAATCCTTGCCCGATCAAATAGACAACGTACTCAGCCATGAGTACACGATCACGGGCAGTTGGGACGATCCAACGATCGAGCGAGTGAACGGCAAAAATCAGGACACCGCCAGCACACCGCCTCGATTCATCGATGGGCTTAAAAAATAA